In Flavobacterium cerinum, one genomic interval encodes:
- the dinB gene encoding DNA polymerase IV: protein METPPNFRKIIHVDMDAFYASVEQMDNPELKGKPVAVGGSEIRGVVSAASYEARKFGVRSAMSGYMARKNCPELIFVRPRFDRYKEISKKIRKIFYDYTDLVEPLSLDEAYLDVTENKKGNPSATLIAQEIRKRIFDEIGLTASAGISINKFLAKVASDYNKPNGQKTINPEEVVQFLEELDIKKFYGIGKVTAEKMYQSGIFTGKDLKAKSLEYLEEHFGKSGTHYYNIVRGIHNSAVKPDRTLKSVGAERTFNVNLSSEIFMVEKLENIAKELERRMKPYKLAGKTITLKIKYSDFTLQTRSKTLPYFVADKSLILETAKELLYQEKMKDSVRLLGISLGNLNTEVKKAVVVQLKFDF from the coding sequence ATGGAAACGCCCCCGAATTTCAGAAAAATTATCCACGTAGATATGGATGCTTTTTATGCGTCTGTAGAACAAATGGATAATCCTGAACTTAAGGGAAAGCCGGTTGCGGTAGGCGGAAGTGAAATCAGAGGAGTGGTTTCAGCAGCGAGTTATGAAGCGCGAAAATTTGGAGTACGAAGTGCAATGAGCGGTTATATGGCGCGAAAAAATTGTCCGGAACTGATTTTTGTACGCCCTCGTTTTGATCGGTATAAAGAAATCTCAAAAAAAATCCGTAAGATCTTTTATGATTATACGGATCTGGTGGAACCCCTTTCGCTGGATGAAGCTTATCTGGATGTAACTGAAAATAAAAAAGGAAATCCAAGTGCAACATTAATCGCACAGGAAATCCGAAAACGAATTTTTGATGAAATCGGACTAACGGCTTCTGCGGGAATTTCGATCAATAAGTTTTTAGCTAAGGTTGCTAGTGATTACAATAAACCAAACGGACAAAAAACGATTAATCCGGAAGAAGTAGTACAATTTCTGGAAGAGCTTGATATTAAAAAGTTTTACGGAATAGGAAAAGTAACGGCCGAAAAAATGTACCAAAGCGGAATATTTACAGGGAAAGATTTAAAAGCAAAATCGCTGGAATATCTGGAAGAGCACTTTGGGAAAAGCGGTACGCATTATTATAATATCGTACGCGGAATTCATAATAGTGCTGTTAAGCCGGATCGAACATTAAAATCGGTAGGAGCGGAAAGGACTTTTAATGTCAATTTGTCTTCCGAGATCTTTATGGTCGAAAAACTGGAAAATATTGCAAAAGAATTGGAAAGAAGAATGAAGCCGTATAAACTGGCCGGAAAAACAATTACTTTAAAAATTAAATATTCCGATTTTACGCTACAAACCAGAAGTAAGACTTTGCCTTATTTTGTTGCCGACAAAAGTTTGATTCTCGAAACGGCAAAAGAGTTGTTGTATCAGGAAAAGATGAAAGACTCTGTACGATTATTAGGAATATCGCTCGGAAACCTGAATACGGAAGTGAAAAAGGCGGTTGTTGTACAGTTAAAGTTTGATTTTTAA
- a CDS encoding site-specific recombinase, whose product MNLRHKLQSKTTIETLFDKHFENQQYVSEDSLHFLVDLVHLFRPKKPQNQKVVSIEKLLFFLRENPDKRELLLHYLAQLFKERKFSRMLSDAAILQDADFLFEVKKRLLAKILPYQPKKDTLQYILNQVFYLNSDAVWIEKIPTEELLQLYDLLSFRDIYVSVKEKTPLSELLNVMNLVPQRMSGRAMENDVIKMVPEYSQFDSPFAAFEKELQEIIEKIRTGEQHAITSDDLLYKQLLILHRQCEEYVDKAFANSSKYGISIKVNQSLLRIRQQLHRMKILIPFLVVNKEEDKKQNTIQLALELIKFNCYKNNVGQLINESTQLLSYEITQHTAKTGEHYITESPKEYFGMLKAALGGGFIVGILCIIKLLFSKIETSAFGHAFLYSLNYSLGFIAIYLCGFTLATKQPAMTAATIIQALEKGMKKKGEAANKHSSFARLFARLFRSQFIAFVGNVVMAFPVSLLGIWLIDQAFDYNIAETKWPKLLGDLNPVYSPAIFHASIAGVFLFLSGIISGSISNRNKHNQVYYRIQEHPFLKMSLGAEKTKKIANWFEHNWAGVVSNGWFGIFLGSTASIGIFLGLNLDIRHITFASGNFALGLYGTDFKVDLWMISWSILGIGIIGFMNFIVSFALSLGLAFRSRNIPASEIYLLNKAIWGHFKKRPLSFFLPVKDKKEEENAS is encoded by the coding sequence ATGAATTTAAGACATAAGCTACAATCAAAAACAACAATAGAAACACTATTTGATAAACATTTTGAGAACCAGCAGTATGTCTCTGAAGATAGCTTACACTTTTTGGTGGATCTGGTCCATCTTTTCCGGCCTAAAAAACCGCAAAATCAAAAGGTGGTTTCTATTGAAAAACTACTTTTTTTTCTAAGGGAAAACCCGGATAAAAGAGAATTGTTACTGCACTATCTGGCACAATTGTTTAAAGAACGAAAATTTAGCCGGATGTTGTCTGATGCTGCGATCTTACAGGATGCTGACTTTCTTTTTGAAGTGAAAAAAAGATTGCTGGCCAAGATTTTGCCGTATCAGCCCAAAAAAGATACTTTACAATACATTCTGAACCAGGTTTTCTATCTGAATTCGGATGCTGTTTGGATTGAAAAAATACCGACGGAAGAACTGTTGCAATTATATGATCTGCTTTCTTTTCGCGATATTTATGTTTCGGTAAAGGAAAAAACACCGTTATCAGAATTACTCAATGTAATGAATCTGGTTCCGCAGCGTATGAGCGGAAGAGCCATGGAAAACGATGTGATCAAGATGGTTCCGGAATACAGTCAGTTTGATAGTCCGTTTGCCGCTTTTGAAAAAGAACTACAGGAAATTATCGAAAAAATCCGAACCGGTGAGCAACATGCAATCACATCCGATGATTTATTGTATAAACAATTGTTGATATTACACCGGCAGTGTGAAGAATACGTAGATAAAGCTTTTGCTAATAGTTCGAAATACGGAATCTCGATTAAAGTAAATCAGAGTTTACTCCGAATCCGTCAGCAATTGCATCGTATGAAAATATTGATTCCTTTTCTTGTCGTTAACAAAGAGGAAGATAAAAAACAGAATACAATACAATTGGCTTTAGAGTTGATCAAGTTTAACTGCTACAAAAACAATGTCGGTCAGCTGATTAATGAAAGCACACAGTTGTTGTCTTATGAGATTACACAACATACGGCAAAAACAGGGGAACATTATATCACCGAAAGCCCGAAAGAATATTTCGGAATGTTAAAAGCGGCGTTAGGCGGAGGTTTTATCGTTGGGATATTGTGTATCATCAAATTATTGTTTTCTAAAATTGAAACCAGCGCATTCGGACATGCTTTTCTATATAGTTTAAACTATTCGTTAGGATTTATAGCGATCTATTTATGCGGATTTACACTAGCGACCAAACAACCGGCAATGACGGCGGCTACGATTATTCAGGCGCTGGAAAAAGGGATGAAAAAGAAAGGAGAAGCAGCCAATAAACACAGTTCGTTCGCACGGTTATTTGCACGATTATTCCGTTCGCAGTTTATTGCATTTGTCGGAAACGTAGTAATGGCATTTCCGGTTTCTTTACTGGGAATATGGTTAATTGATCAGGCATTCGATTATAATATTGCTGAAACGAAATGGCCAAAGCTTTTAGGTGATTTGAATCCGGTTTATTCACCGGCTATTTTTCACGCTTCGATTGCCGGTGTATTCCTGTTTTTGTCCGGGATTATTTCCGGTAGTATTTCCAATCGAAATAAACACAATCAGGTATATTACCGTATTCAGGAACATCCTTTTTTAAAGATGAGTTTAGGAGCTGAAAAAACCAAAAAAATAGCGAATTGGTTTGAGCATAATTGGGCGGGAGTTGTTTCAAACGGTTGGTTTGGTATTTTCCTGGGAAGTACGGCTTCAATAGGAATCTTTTTAGGACTAAATCTGGATATCCGTCACATCACTTTTGCCAGCGGAAATTTTGCATTGGGCTTATATGGTACCGATTTTAAAGTAGATCTCTGGATGATTAGCTGGAGTATATTAGGAATCGGGATTATCGGTTTTATGAACTTTATCGTCAGTTTTGCATTATCACTCGGTTTGGCTTTTCGTTCCCGAAACATACCGGCATCGGAAATTTATTTGTTAAATAAAGCCATCTGGGGACATTTTAAAAAGCGTCCGTTATCTTTTTTCCTACCTGTAAAGGATAAAAAGGAAGAGGAAAATGCTTCCTGA
- a CDS encoding CYTH domain-containing protein: MQEIERKFLVKSESFITESQGHNRIVQGYLNSDPERTVRIRIKGNKGFLTIKGKGNDSGTTRLEWETEIPVSDAEKLLPLCEKGMIDKVRYDIRKGNHLFEVDIFFGENEGLIIAEVELQSENESFEKPEWLGAEVTGDERYYNAYLSNNPYKNWK; encoded by the coding sequence ATGCAGGAAATCGAGCGAAAGTTTTTAGTCAAATCCGAGTCTTTTATAACCGAATCACAAGGTCATAACCGAATTGTACAAGGGTATCTTAATTCCGATCCGGAAAGAACCGTACGTATTCGTATTAAAGGTAATAAAGGTTTTCTAACCATAAAAGGCAAAGGTAACGATAGCGGAACTACTCGCCTGGAATGGGAAACTGAAATTCCTGTTTCGGATGCAGAAAAACTACTTCCTCTTTGTGAAAAAGGAATGATTGATAAAGTGCGTTATGACATTCGAAAAGGGAATCACCTATTTGAAGTCGACATTTTTTTCGGAGAAAACGAAGGTTTGATTATCGCCGAAGTCGAGCTACAATCGGAAAACGAATCCTTTGAAAAACCCGAATGGCTAGGAGCCGAAGTAACCGGTGATGAACGGTATTACAATGCTTACTTAAGTAACAATCCTTATAAAAACTGGAAATAA
- a CDS encoding YciI family protein has product MKTKQHALFFLLPVLSILSCNSSKKVAETPQLQPTGIVPETFSYKDGDTTYVMQKYFLVLLKKGPNRNQSKEEAEEIQKNHMAHISWLHKNGKISLAGPMDKHENISGILVFNTPTLREADSLAKLDPAVKAGRLEVETIGWWAAKGSQLQ; this is encoded by the coding sequence ATGAAAACAAAACAACACGCTTTATTTTTTCTGTTACCTGTTTTATCGATTCTATCGTGCAATAGTTCCAAAAAGGTAGCCGAAACACCGCAATTGCAACCAACGGGAATTGTACCGGAGACTTTTAGCTATAAAGATGGTGACACGACTTATGTTATGCAAAAGTATTTTTTGGTTTTACTTAAAAAAGGACCTAACCGAAATCAATCGAAAGAGGAAGCCGAAGAAATCCAGAAAAACCATATGGCCCATATTTCCTGGTTGCATAAAAACGGAAAGATAAGTTTGGCCGGACCGATGGATAAGCATGAAAATATTTCCGGAATTCTGGTTTTTAACACACCTACATTACGAGAAGCCGACAGTCTTGCCAAACTCGATCCCGCTGTAAAAGCAGGACGACTGGAAGTGGAAACTATCGGGTGGTGGGCTGCAAAAGGAAGCCAACTACAATAA
- a CDS encoding septal ring lytic transglycosylase RlpA family protein, whose translation MKKVIVYIVFVTLAVLLISTTSGKVFAVQADPKVKVNDTIKKDSISIQGGLRLKNFKKNVHASYYADRFNGRRTASGRKFDNAKYTAAHRNLPFGTKIKVTNVANKKAVIVEVIDRGPFTRGREIDLSKKAFMEITHGKGRGFVNVNIEVIQD comes from the coding sequence ATGAAAAAAGTAATAGTTTACATCGTATTTGTTACATTGGCTGTGCTATTGATTAGTACTACAAGCGGAAAGGTTTTTGCTGTTCAGGCCGATCCTAAAGTGAAAGTAAATGATACGATAAAAAAAGATTCTATCTCAATTCAGGGAGGTCTTAGGCTTAAGAATTTTAAAAAAAATGTACATGCATCATATTATGCCGACCGTTTTAATGGCAGAAGAACGGCAAGCGGTAGAAAATTTGACAATGCAAAATATACAGCTGCCCATAGAAATCTACCTTTCGGAACTAAAATAAAAGTAACGAATGTCGCTAATAAAAAAGCGGTTATTGTTGAAGTTATTGACAGAGGACCTTTTACCCGTGGACGTGAAATAGACCTTTCCAAAAAAGCATTTATGGAAATTACACACGGTAAAGGAAGAGGTTTTGTGAACGTTAATATCGAAGTGATTCAGGACTAA
- a CDS encoding M12 family metallo-peptidase yields MKKITLFLALLTGLAVFSQNRVAQKVTELQSQNTDFKKFSVLEASFKTPGKEIARVVNDASFAIIKEASVNEIVSKKHNAIELQIPYHNEMVTLQLYRVNLLAEGFHVDTDKQKNITYEPGVYYRGIVKGDGYSLVSFNFFKGELNGIVSSSKLSNLTIGKLDKKGNKSDYILFEDQKMNVTHDFECSTDDKVEEFKSMPTTTASPASNKCVTVYFEIDNNLYQSNGSNTTTTSNWMTSVFNNVQTLYTNDGITTALKSVYIWTTQDPYEGVGTSSGDYLAKFNQVRPVFDGDVGQLVGIDPGGLGGVAVTIGGLCTANNYCYSDVNFSYSSVPTYSWTVQVVTHELGHLLGSRHTHACVWNGNNTAIDNCAPSVLGANSEGYNCMTNPPTIPSGSVKGTIMSYCHLVGGVGISFTNGFGPQPAAAILNHVDSRTCLGTDCISTCINMVSEINSIMNAGNASATITWSDSGSATSWQINVYPFTGSPGQYTTVNTNSYNATGLTANTYYKVRIRPVCGFGMTALPRDFIMLTGADYCNGIQLTDTGGIFGQYGNNQTFVRTLIPNLANNRVKLTFTTFKLEDGYDFLYIYDGSSTASPLVGGAGLTGATIPAPIESTAADGALTMKFVSDAGVTDNGWVATTSCIPSLGLDEASYVDFSYYPNPVNGAVNIVSKDAISEIQVFNVQGQLLYANQLNDLTTKVDMSAYATGTYFFKMKINNQTVNFKVVKL; encoded by the coding sequence ATGAAAAAAATTACACTGTTTCTGGCTCTTCTGACCGGACTCGCAGTATTCTCGCAGAACAGGGTTGCCCAAAAAGTGACCGAACTGCAATCGCAGAATACAGACTTTAAAAAATTTTCAGTATTAGAAGCATCATTCAAAACTCCAGGAAAAGAAATTGCCCGAGTTGTAAATGATGCTTCTTTTGCTATAATAAAAGAGGCATCGGTTAATGAGATCGTATCTAAAAAACATAATGCGATCGAATTGCAAATCCCTTACCATAATGAAATGGTAACGTTACAACTTTACCGTGTTAATCTATTGGCTGAAGGATTTCATGTTGATACCGACAAACAGAAAAACATCACATACGAACCGGGAGTGTACTACCGCGGTATTGTTAAAGGCGATGGCTATTCACTTGTTTCGTTTAACTTCTTTAAAGGGGAATTAAACGGAATCGTATCCAGTTCGAAATTAAGCAATCTTACAATTGGTAAATTAGATAAGAAAGGCAATAAGTCTGACTATATTCTATTTGAAGACCAAAAGATGAATGTAACCCACGATTTTGAATGTAGTACGGATGATAAAGTGGAGGAATTTAAAAGTATGCCAACCACAACGGCTAGCCCGGCCAGTAACAAATGTGTAACGGTTTATTTCGAAATCGACAATAACCTGTATCAGTCTAACGGAAGTAATACAACAACTACATCTAACTGGATGACATCTGTATTTAATAACGTGCAGACTTTATATACGAATGACGGTATTACAACAGCTTTAAAATCAGTATATATCTGGACAACACAAGATCCGTATGAAGGTGTAGGAACCAGTTCCGGAGATTATCTTGCGAAATTCAATCAGGTACGACCGGTTTTTGATGGTGATGTAGGACAATTGGTTGGAATTGATCCGGGAGGATTAGGTGGTGTAGCCGTAACTATCGGTGGATTGTGTACAGCTAACAACTACTGTTATTCGGATGTGAATTTTAGTTATAGTTCAGTGCCTACTTATTCGTGGACCGTACAGGTAGTAACACATGAATTAGGACACTTATTAGGATCAAGACATACGCATGCTTGTGTGTGGAATGGTAATAACACCGCTATCGACAACTGTGCACCAAGTGTTTTGGGAGCAAATTCTGAAGGATATAACTGTATGACTAACCCGCCAACTATTCCTTCGGGTTCAGTGAAAGGAACAATTATGAGTTACTGTCACTTAGTAGGTGGAGTAGGAATTAGTTTTACTAACGGATTCGGACCGCAACCGGCTGCTGCCATTCTAAATCATGTGGATTCCAGAACCTGTTTAGGAACAGATTGTATTAGTACTTGTATTAATATGGTTTCGGAAATTAATTCGATCATGAATGCCGGAAATGCTTCAGCAACAATTACCTGGTCGGATTCCGGTAGTGCGACTTCATGGCAAATTAATGTGTATCCGTTTACAGGATCACCGGGTCAGTATACAACAGTGAATACGAATTCTTATAATGCAACGGGATTAACAGCAAATACCTATTACAAAGTACGTATCCGTCCGGTATGTGGTTTCGGAATGACTGCGTTGCCGCGTGATTTTATAATGTTAACCGGAGCTGATTATTGTAATGGTATTCAGCTAACGGATACAGGAGGAATATTCGGACAATATGGTAACAACCAGACTTTTGTAAGAACATTAATCCCGAACCTGGCGAATAATAGAGTAAAACTAACTTTTACAACTTTTAAATTGGAAGACGGATATGATTTCTTATATATCTATGACGGATCAAGTACAGCGTCTCCATTAGTAGGAGGAGCAGGTCTGACAGGAGCTACAATACCGGCACCGATTGAGTCAACAGCCGCAGACGGAGCATTAACAATGAAATTTGTTTCGGATGCAGGTGTTACTGATAACGGATGGGTAGCTACAACTTCTTGTATACCTTCATTAGGATTGGATGAAGCGAGCTATGTAGATTTCTCTTATTATCCGAATCCGGTTAACGGTGCTGTAAATATTGTTTCAAAAGATGCGATCTCAGAAATTCAGGTATTTAACGTACAAGGACAATTATTGTATGCAAATCAGTTAAATGATCTTACAACTAAAGTAGATATGTCAGCTTATGCAACAGGAACCTACTTCTTTAAGATGAAAATCAATAACCAAACCGTTAATTTTAAAGTTGTTAAATTATAA
- a CDS encoding aspartate kinase — MKTISSVVEHYIKTKPFLLNGLSQGIINLTSLARVMMPELEQELGKNIKQGAVVMALKRLSEELGFRMNHKLDKVLKNLGEITVRSSLTDYNFAITPKVLSCQSDLIAEINNYTDIFYTSSRGVNETNIIVSDSLNHLVEKYFAEEKWAHKTENLASITVKLPKDNLSVPGLFYYVFQRLAWEGVNICEVVSTNYEFTIIVSDDQVDIAFKAIKDLKSL, encoded by the coding sequence ATGAAAACTATTTCCTCTGTAGTTGAACATTACATTAAAACGAAACCCTTTTTGCTCAATGGCCTCTCCCAGGGTATTATTAACTTAACCTCTTTAGCAAGAGTAATGATGCCCGAATTAGAGCAGGAATTAGGGAAAAACATTAAACAAGGAGCGGTTGTAATGGCTCTTAAAAGATTATCTGAAGAACTTGGATTCCGGATGAACCACAAACTGGATAAAGTTCTGAAAAATTTAGGTGAAATTACCGTACGTTCCTCTTTAACGGATTATAATTTCGCAATTACTCCAAAAGTATTAAGCTGTCAATCGGATTTAATCGCAGAAATTAATAATTATACGGATATATTTTATACATCATCACGTGGTGTTAATGAAACCAATATTATTGTAAGCGATTCCTTAAATCATTTAGTGGAAAAATACTTCGCTGAAGAAAAATGGGCGCATAAAACAGAAAATCTTGCTTCCATAACGGTTAAACTTCCAAAAGACAACCTTTCTGTACCGGGATTATTTTACTATGTTTTCCAACGTTTGGCTTGGGAAGGAGTGAATATTTGCGAAGTAGTTTCTACAAATTACGAATTCACTATTATTGTAAGTGATGATCAGGTGGATATTGCATTTAAAGCTATAAAAGACCTCAAAAGCCTCTAA
- a CDS encoding YraN family protein, which translates to MARHNELGKEGEERAVAFLIQNGYQILERNWMFCKAEIDIIAKKETTLVVVEVKTRSKLDFGSPQEFVKSKKIQLLLKAVNEYVILRNIECDVRFDIIAIHKDGMVFNIEHYADAFYYF; encoded by the coding sequence ATGGCACGACATAATGAACTGGGAAAGGAGGGAGAAGAGCGTGCTGTTGCATTTTTGATACAAAATGGCTATCAGATTCTGGAAAGAAACTGGATGTTTTGTAAAGCAGAAATTGATATTATTGCAAAAAAAGAGACAACTTTAGTAGTTGTAGAAGTTAAGACTCGCTCTAAATTAGATTTTGGATCGCCACAGGAATTTGTGAAATCGAAGAAAATTCAGCTTTTATTAAAAGCTGTTAACGAATATGTAATCCTAAGGAACATCGAATGTGACGTGCGTTTTGATATTATTGCTATTCATAAAGATGGGATGGTTTTTAATATTGAACATTATGCCGATGCATTTTATTATTTCTAA
- a CDS encoding S66 peptidase family protein, protein MKIPSYLKKGDTVAIVCTARKFFPEDAEPAIALLRSWGLEVKLGRTIGLDSCQLGGSDSERIADFQEMMDDDNIKAIWCARGGYGTVRIIDGLDFTKFKKNPKWVIGFSDVTVLHSHIHNMKIATLHSIMPFTVPRTEEISKETLRKALFGEKIRYEVPAKGYEIKGKATGQLVGGNLSILYSLLGSKSSIDTKDKILFIEDLDEYLYHVDRMLYNLKRNGYFDGLKGLVVGGMTDMHDNEIPFGQNEVGIITAIAKEYNIPVCFYFPSGHVKDNRALILGATVDFEVTDDKIVIEFK, encoded by the coding sequence ATGAAAATTCCATCCTATTTAAAGAAAGGTGATACCGTAGCCATTGTTTGTACCGCAAGAAAATTTTTTCCTGAAGATGCCGAACCCGCGATAGCATTACTGCGTTCCTGGGGACTTGAAGTTAAACTCGGACGAACGATCGGTTTAGATAGTTGTCAATTGGGTGGTAGCGATTCGGAACGTATTGCTGATTTTCAAGAAATGATGGACGATGATAATATTAAAGCGATATGGTGTGCCCGCGGCGGATATGGAACGGTTCGTATTATCGACGGTCTGGACTTTACTAAATTTAAAAAGAACCCGAAATGGGTTATCGGATTTAGTGATGTCACTGTGCTTCATAGTCATATTCATAATATGAAAATTGCAACGCTTCATAGTATTATGCCGTTTACGGTGCCGCGTACGGAAGAAATTTCAAAAGAAACATTGCGGAAGGCGCTTTTCGGAGAAAAAATAAGGTATGAAGTTCCGGCAAAAGGATATGAGATTAAAGGAAAAGCAACGGGACAATTGGTAGGAGGAAATCTTTCCATATTGTATAGTTTGTTAGGTTCGAAATCGTCTATTGATACAAAAGATAAGATATTGTTTATAGAAGATCTGGATGAATACTTATATCATGTAGACCGAATGCTGTATAATTTAAAAAGGAATGGCTATTTTGACGGGCTAAAAGGACTTGTAGTTGGAGGAATGACGGATATGCATGATAATGAGATTCCTTTTGGACAAAATGAAGTCGGAATTATCACAGCTATCGCGAAAGAATATAACATTCCGGTCTGTTTTTACTTTCCGTCCGGACATGTTAAAGATAACAGGGCGTTAATTTTAGGCGCTACAGTAGACTTTGAAGTAACAGATGACAAAATTGTTATAGAATTCAAATAA
- the metG gene encoding methionine--tRNA ligase: MIQNPKRYTITAALPYTNGPIHIGHLAGVYVPADIYARYLRQQGKDVAFICGSDEHGVAISMKAKKEGITPQEVIDKYNGIIKNSFEDFGISFDNYSRTSAQIHHDTASEFFRKLYDNGKFIEEVTEQLYDEKAQQFLADRFVTGTCPKCGNEEAYGDQCEKCGTSLNATDLINPKSTITGTKPVLKSTKHWFLPLDQYDTFLREWILEGHKNDWKPNVFGQVKSWLDDGLKPRAVTRDLDWGIPVPVEGAEGKVLYVWFDAPIGYISSTKEWAERVGKDWEPYWKDQDTKLLHFIGKDNIVFHCVIFPAMLKAEGSYILPDNVPANEFLNLEGNKLSTSKNWAVWLHEYLIDFPEKQDVLRYALTANAPETKDNDFTWKDFQARNNNELVAIFGNFINRVVVLSNKYYDGIIPQPNELSEVDEATLTELKAYPAVISSSLERYRFREALGELMNVARLGNKYLADEEPWKIVKENPERIKTQMYVALQIAAALSVLAEPFLPFTSQKLKTILKLDNSFGWNDITHKSDLVPAGHQIGQAELLFAKIEDEEIQKQIDKLEATKAANKAENQTVIPQKEVATFDDFAKLDLRVGTIVEAEKMPKANKLLVLKVDTGIDVRTIVSGIAEHFSPEDVIGKRVTVLANLAPRALRGVESEGMILMTENAEGKLVFVNPDADGVKNGATIN, translated from the coding sequence ATGATACAAAATCCTAAAAGATATACGATTACAGCGGCATTACCTTATACCAACGGCCCGATTCATATCGGACATTTGGCAGGTGTATACGTTCCGGCCGATATATATGCGCGTTATTTACGTCAGCAGGGTAAAGACGTAGCTTTTATTTGCGGAAGTGATGAACACGGGGTAGCTATTTCAATGAAAGCGAAAAAAGAAGGAATCACACCGCAGGAAGTTATCGACAAATACAACGGGATTATTAAAAATTCGTTTGAAGATTTCGGAATCTCTTTTGATAATTATTCCCGAACTTCAGCTCAGATTCACCACGATACTGCTTCTGAATTTTTCAGAAAATTATACGACAACGGTAAATTTATTGAAGAAGTTACCGAACAGCTTTATGATGAAAAAGCACAACAATTTCTGGCCGATCGTTTCGTAACCGGAACTTGTCCGAAATGCGGTAATGAAGAAGCTTACGGTGATCAATGTGAAAAATGCGGAACATCGCTAAACGCAACGGATTTAATTAATCCGAAATCAACAATAACAGGAACGAAACCGGTTTTAAAATCAACCAAACACTGGTTCCTACCTTTAGATCAATATGATACATTCTTAAGAGAATGGATACTGGAAGGACATAAAAACGACTGGAAGCCAAATGTTTTCGGACAAGTAAAATCATGGTTGGACGACGGTTTAAAACCTCGTGCGGTAACTCGTGATTTAGACTGGGGAATTCCGGTTCCGGTTGAAGGTGCAGAAGGCAAAGTATTGTATGTATGGTTTGATGCGCCTATCGGCTATATTTCATCTACAAAAGAATGGGCAGAACGAGTTGGAAAAGACTGGGAACCGTACTGGAAAGATCAGGATACCAAACTGCTCCATTTTATCGGGAAAGATAATATTGTATTCCACTGTGTGATTTTCCCGGCTATGCTAAAAGCGGAGGGCAGCTATATTCTTCCGGATAATGTTCCGGCTAACGAGTTTCTGAATCTGGAAGGCAACAAACTGTCCACTTCTAAAAACTGGGCCGTATGGTTACACGAATATCTTATCGACTTCCCTGAAAAACAGGATGTATTGCGTTATGCATTAACAGCAAATGCACCAGAAACCAAAGACAACGATTTTACCTGGAAAGATTTTCAGGCGCGTAATAACAATGAATTGGTTGCTATTTTCGGAAATTTCATTAATCGTGTTGTTGTACTAAGCAATAAATATTACGACGGTATTATTCCGCAACCTAATGAATTATCGGAAGTTGATGAAGCTACGCTAACGGAATTAAAAGCTTATCCGGCTGTAATTTCGAGTTCTCTTGAGCGTTACCGTTTCCGAGAAGCGCTAGGCGAACTGATGAATGTAGCCCGTCTGGGGAATAAATATCTTGCAGATGAAGAGCCGTGGAAAATCGTAAAAGAGAATCCGGAGCGTATTAAAACCCAAATGTATGTTGCGCTACAAATTGCCGCAGCATTAAGTGTTTTAGCAGAGCCTTTCCTGCCTTTTACCTCTCAAAAATTAAAAACGATCTTAAAATTGGACAATTCATTCGGATGGAATGACATCACGCACAAATCCGATTTAGTTCCGGCCGGTCATCAGATCGGGCAAGCGGAATTATTATTCGCTAAAATTGAAGATGAAGAAATCCAAAAACAAATTGATAAGCTGGAAGCTACAAAAGCCGCCAATAAAGCAGAAAATCAAACTGTAATACCACAAAAAGAGGTGGCTACTTTTGACGATTTTGCTAAACTTGACCTAAGAGTGGGTACTATTGTCGAAGCTGAAAAAATGCCGAAAGCCAATAAACTATTAGTTCTTAAAGTCGACACCGGAATTGATGTACGAACAATCGTTTCCGGAATTGCCGAGCATTTTTCGCCGGAAGACGTAATAGGAAAAAGAGTCACCGTTTTAGCCAACCTTGCTCCGAGAGCCTTACGAGGTGTTGAGAGTGAAGGAATGATTCTAATGACGGAAAATGCAGAAGGAAAACTGGTTTTTGTAAACCCGGATGCCGATGGCGTTAAAAACGGAGCGACTATTAATTAA